From one Candidatus Thioglobus sp. NP1 genomic stretch:
- the ssb gene encoding single-stranded DNA-binding protein, which yields MAGINKVILVGNLGAKPELKYGASGNAVTNLSVATSDSWTDKNTGQKQERTEWHRVSLFGKLAEVAAQYTDKGSKVYVEGKLQTTKYTDNAGIEKYSTSVVVGGFNGVFQMLDRRDDSNMGVPNESSNASMEAPSQNTQAAPKITPVAQDEFEDDIPF from the coding sequence ATGGCGGGTATTAATAAAGTTATTCTTGTTGGAAACTTGGGTGCAAAGCCTGAATTAAAATATGGTGCATCTGGTAATGCAGTAACCAACTTATCTGTCGCCACAAGTGATTCTTGGACTGACAAGAATACTGGTCAGAAGCAAGAGAGAACAGAGTGGCATCGAGTTAGTCTATTTGGAAAACTTGCTGAGGTTGCTGCGCAGTACACTGATAAAGGCTCCAAAGTTTATGTTGAGGGTAAATTGCAAACAACAAAATATACCGACAATGCTGGCATTGAAAAATACTCAACAAGTGTTGTTGTAGGAGGTTTTAATGGTGTTTTTCAAATGCTTGATCGCCGTGATGATTCTAATATGGGTGTCCCGAATGAATCTTCTAATGCTTCAATGGAGGCTCCTTCTCAAAATACGCAAGCAGCTCCTAAAATAACACCTGTGGCGCAAGATGAGTTTGAGGACGATATCCCCTTCTAA